AGACCAACCGGGTGTACGTCGCGGCCGGCATGTACACCAACGGCTGGGACCCGAACAACGGGGCGGTCCTGCGCTCCGCCGACAAGGGCGCCACCTGGCAGGCCACCGAGCTGCCGTTCCACCTCGGCGGCAACATGCCCGGCCGGGGGATGGGTGAGCGGCTGGTCGTCGACCCGAACCGCAACAGCGTGCTCTATCTCGGCGCGCCCAGCGGCAACGGGCTGTGGCGCAGCACCGACTCCGGCGTCACCTGGGCCAAGGTGAGCAGCTTCCCGAACGTGGGCAACTATCCGTCCACCGGCGCCGACAACCAGGGCGTCGTCTGGGTCAGCTTCGACAAGAGCACCGGCACCGCCGGCACCGCCACGAAGACCATCTACGTCGGCGTGGCCGACAAGGCCAACCCGGTCTACCGCTCCACCGACGCGGGCGCCACCTGGCAGGCGATCCCCGGCGCGCCGACCGGCTTCATCCCGCACAAGGGCGTCGTCGACCCGGTCGGCGGCTACCTCTACCTCGCCACCAGCGACACCGGCGGCCCGTACGACGGCGGCAAGGGCGACGTGTGGAAGCTCAGCCGGGCCACCGGGACGTGGACGCGGATCAGCCCGGTCCCGTCGACCAGCACCGACGACACCTTCGGCTACTCCGGCCTGACCATCGACCGGCAGCACCCGAACACGCTGATCGTGGGCACCCAGGTCTCCTGGTGGCCGGACGCGGTCTTCTGGCGCAGCACCGACGGCGGCGCCACCTGGAGCCGGATCTGGGACTGGGCCGGCTATCCCCAGCGCAGCTTCCGCTACAAGCTGGACGCCTCCTCGGTGCCCTGGCTGACCTTCGGCAACACCAACCCCGCCCCGCCGGACACCTCGCCCAAGCTGGGCTGGATGAACGAGTCGATCGAGATCGACCCGTTCGACTCGAACCGGATGATGTACGGCACCGGCGCGACCATCTACGGCACCACCGACCTCACCAAGTGGGACACCGGCGGCCAGTTCACCATCACCCCGATGGTCAAGGGGCTGGAGGAGACCGCCGTGCTCGACCTGATCAGCCCGCCGTCCGGCGCGCCGCTGCTCAGCGCGCTCGGTGACATCTCGGGTTTCAAGCACGACGACCTGAACGCGGTGCCCGGCTGGACGTACACCAATCCGAACTGGGGGCCGCACGACCTGGACTACGCGGAGACGAAGTCGAACGTGATCGTCCGCGCGGGCAGCTTCAAGGACGCCGACCGGCCGGGTGACAGCCACGTCGCGTTCTCCACCGACGGCGGTGGCACCTGGTTCCAGGGCAGCGAGCCGGCCGGCCTCACCGACGGCGGAACGGTCGCCGCGGCGGCCGACGGCAGCCGCTTCCTCTGGGCCCCGGGCGACTCCGGCGCCGCGGTCGTCCACACGGTCGGCTTCGGCACCTCCTGGACCGCCGCCACCGGCATCCCGGCGAACGCGCAGATCGCCGCCGACCGGGTCAACCCGAACCGGTTCTACGGCTTCAGCGGCGGCAAGGTCTACGCCAGCACCAACGGCGGAGCGAGCTTCGCCGCGACGGCCGCCACCGGGCTGCCGTCGTCCGGCCGGTTCAAGGCCGTCCCCGGCCAGGAGGGCGAACTCTGGGTGACCGGTTCCGGCGGGTTGTGGCGCTCCACGGACGGCGGCGCCAGCTTCACGAAGCTGGCCGCGGTCGCCTCGGCCGGCAACGTCGGCTTCGGCAAGGCCGCGCCGGGTCAGACCCACCCGGCGGTCTTCGTCGTCGGCACCGTCGACGGCATCCACGGGGTGTTCCGGTCGGACAACGCCGGCGGCAGCTGGGTGCGGATCAACGACGACCAGCACCAGTACGGCAACGCCGGGGACGCCCTGACCGGTGACCCTCGGGTGTACGGGCGGGTCTACCTCGGCACCAACGGCCGGGGCATCCTGGTGGCCGACCGGCTCGGCGGCACCCCCACCCCGACGCCCACCTCGGCCAGCCCGTCGCCCACCTCCCCGCGCCCGACCCCGACCTCGCCGAGCCCGACGCCCACCGCACCCAGCCCGACGCCCACCTCGCCGAGCCCGACCCCGCCGCCGTCCAGCGGCTGCGCGGCGACGTACGCGGTGACCAACTCCTGGGCCGGCGGGTTCCAGGCCGAGGTGACGGTCCGCAACACCGGCACCGCACCGATCGCCGGCTGGACCCTCGGCTGGACGTTCCCCAACGGGCAGAAGATCACCCAGCTCTGGAACGGCGCGTACACCCAGAGCGGGGCGACGGTCTCGGTGAAGGACCTCGGCTGGAACGGCAACCTCGGGGTCGGCGGCACCACCGGTGTCGGCTTCCTCGGCAGTTGGAGCGGGGCCAACACCGCTCCCGCCACCATCAGCTGCACCAGCCGCTGAGCAAGGGCGGACCCGGGGACGCCCCCGGGTCCGCCCCGGCACGGGCCCAGAGTTTGCGGAGATGCCGGGCCGGGCAATGAGGGCACCGACGTACCCCTCGGAAGGACGGCTCTCGTGGAAGTTACCGGTATTCTCACCGCCATCGTCATCGGCCTGATCATCGGTGCTCTGGGCCGGCTCGTCGTTCCCGGCAAGCAGAACATCCCGATCTGGCTGACCCTGGTCATCGGCGTGGTCGCCGCCATCCTCGGCACCCTCGTGGCCAGCGCCCTCGGAGTGGCCGAGACCCCCGGCATCGACTGGATCGAGCTGATCCTCCAGGTGGTCTTCGCCGCCATCGGTGTCGCCATCGCCGCCGGCGCCTACGGTCGCCGCCGGGTGCACTGACCCACCTCGCACCGCGCCGGTCAGCCCCGACGAGGGCTGACCGGCGCCCTGCTGTCCGGATCCGGGTACGTCACCCCTGCACCCCGGACCACCCGAACGGACCTCGGCGGTGGTGGCCGCCGGCCGTTATGATCATCGGGATCCGTGGAGCGCCGGGAAGTCTGGTCGGCACCGTACCCGTCGTGCCGTCCCGGAGGTTCCCGTGCTGCTGCTCTCCTTCGCCCTCGTCCTGCTGGCCGCGGTGCTCGTGTCGGCGCTGGCCAACCGCACGATCCTCTCCACGGCGGCGCTGTTCCTGGTGGCCGGGTTCCTGCTCGGCGAGGGCACCACCGGCGTGCTGCACCTGAGCGCCGACTCCCCGATCGTGGCGCAGCTGGCCGAACTCGCCCTCTTCGCGGTGCTCTTCACCGACGGCATGCGGGTCGGCTGGGCCGACCTGCGCAGCGCGTGGCGGTTGCCGGGCCGGGCGCTCGGCTGGGGCCTGCCGCTGACCCTGCTGGCCACCGCCCTGCTGGCCCACTACGTGGCCGGAATGGACTGGCCGGAGTCCCTGCTGATCGGGGCGATCCTCGCGCCGACCGACCCGGTCTTCGCCGCCGCCCTGGTCGGCAACGACAAGGTACCCGCTCGACTGCGGCACCTGCTCAACGTCGAGTCCGGCGTCAACGACGGTCTGGCGCTGCCGTTCGTGGTCGTGCTGCTGGCGGTCGCCGCCGGCTCGGACGACCTGCACCTGGGCGAGCTGGCCACCGAGCTGGCGGTGGGCCTGCTGATCGGCGTGCTGGTGCCGCTGGCGGCGATCGCGTTGGCGCGGAGTCGCTGGTTCGCCGCCTCGGCGGCGTACGCGCCGTTGAACGGGGTGGCGATCGGGCTGCTGGTGCTGGCGCTGGGCAAGGTGACCCACGGCAACCTGTTCCTCGCCGCGTTCACCGCCGGCATCACCGTGGCCACCTTCGGGCCGCGCACGCGGGCCGCGTTCGAGCACCTCGGGGAGAACGTCGCGGAGCTGTTGAAGCTCGCCGCGCTGCTGGTCTTCGGTGCCCTGATCTCGCCCGCCTTCCTCGGGGAGATCTCCTGGACCGGCTGGGTGTTCGCGGTGCTGGCGATCGTCGTGGCCCGCCCGGTCGCGTTGTGGATCTCCTTCCTGCGTTCCGGCCTGGGCATGCGGGAGCAGGCTGCCGCAATGTGGTTCGGGCCGAAGGGCTTCGCCTCGGTGGTCTACGGCCTGCTGGTGCTGGAAGCCGGCATCGCCGCCGCGGACGACGTGTTCCACCTGGTGGCGCTGACCATCGTCATCTCGATCCTGGCGCACTCCTCGACCGACGTCCTCGTCGCGCGGGCGTTCGACGAGGCCCGCGAGACACCGGCCTGGCACGGCGCGCTGCACCGGATCAGGCGGGCGGCCCGACCGGCGGCCGTCCCGCGCCAGCGGGCCGACCGGCCGGCGGAGGACGGTCGACCCGCCGACGGCACGGCCACGCCCGGCGGTGACCGCACGGATGATCAGGCCAGCGCGAAGTAGCGCAGCCACAGGTACGGCACGGCGAGTCCGACGGTGACCAGGGTGACCACCAGGCCGTACCGGGTGAACTGCCAGAAGGTGATCCGCTGGCCGGCGCGTTCGGCGAGGCCGAGCACGACCACGTTCGCGGACGCGCCGACGGCGGTGGCGTTGCCGCCGAGGTCGGCGCCGAGCGCGAGAGCCCACCAGAGCACCCGGGACTGGCCGGTGTCACCCTGGGCGTGGACCAGGTCGGCGACGACCGGGCTCATGCTGGCGACGTAGGGGATGTTGTCCACGACCGCGGAGAGGGCGGCCGAGCCCCAGAGCAGCACCATGGTCGCGGGCAGCAGCCGACCGGCGGTGGCGTCGATCGCCGCCCGGGAGAGCTCCTCGACGACGCCGGTGTTGACCAGGGCGCCGACCATGACGAACAGGCCGGCGAAGAAGACCAGGGTCGGCCATTCGACGTCCCGGCTGATCTCACCGGCGTCGAGGCGGGACAGGGCCAGCAGCAGCAGGCCGCCGAGCAGCGCGACCACCGCCGGCTCCAGGTGCAGGGTGGTGTGCAGGACGAACGCGGCGGTGACCGCCCCGAGCACCGCGAGTCCGAGCACCAGCAGCCGCCGGTCCCGGATCGCGTCGCCCTCGTGCAGCGCGGCGATCTGCGCCGCGCGTTCGGGGTCGTAGCGGAACGCCGTCCGGAACAGCACCCGGCACAGGCCGAGGAACACGATCAGCAGCAGCGCGATGAACGGGGCGAGGTGCACCAGGAAGTCGTTGTAGCTCAGCCCGCCCCGACTGCCGATGATGATGTTGGGCGGGTCGCCGACCAGGGTGGCGGTGCCACCGATGTTCGACGCCATCGCCTCCGCGATCAGGAAGGGCACCGCCGGTACGCCGAGGCGTTCGCAGACCAGGAACGTCACCGGGGCGACGAGCAGGACGGTGGTCACGTTGTCCAGCGCCGCCGAGGCCACCGCCGTGATGACCACGAGGATCACCATCACCCGGAACGGTCGGCCGCGCGCCCGCTTCGACGCCCACACCGCCACGTACTCGAAGGCACCGGTGCGCTTGAGTACGGCGACGATGAGCATCATGCCGACCAGCAGGAAGATGACGTTCCAGTCGATGCCGGCCGCTTCGGAGAAGAACGCGTGCGCGGTGTC
This genomic interval from Micromonospora sp. CCTCC AA 2012012 contains the following:
- a CDS encoding cellulose binding domain-containing protein, whose product is MRRSLVGAVTSVLAAATVVVAVPLALSPSTPAAAASADPYSWRNVRIDGGGFVPGIVFNPTEKNLIYARTDIGGAYRWEQASQSWTPLLDWVGADKWGWNGVVSLATDPVQTNRVYVAAGMYTNGWDPNNGAVLRSADKGATWQATELPFHLGGNMPGRGMGERLVVDPNRNSVLYLGAPSGNGLWRSTDSGVTWAKVSSFPNVGNYPSTGADNQGVVWVSFDKSTGTAGTATKTIYVGVADKANPVYRSTDAGATWQAIPGAPTGFIPHKGVVDPVGGYLYLATSDTGGPYDGGKGDVWKLSRATGTWTRISPVPSTSTDDTFGYSGLTIDRQHPNTLIVGTQVSWWPDAVFWRSTDGGATWSRIWDWAGYPQRSFRYKLDASSVPWLTFGNTNPAPPDTSPKLGWMNESIEIDPFDSNRMMYGTGATIYGTTDLTKWDTGGQFTITPMVKGLEETAVLDLISPPSGAPLLSALGDISGFKHDDLNAVPGWTYTNPNWGPHDLDYAETKSNVIVRAGSFKDADRPGDSHVAFSTDGGGTWFQGSEPAGLTDGGTVAAAADGSRFLWAPGDSGAAVVHTVGFGTSWTAATGIPANAQIAADRVNPNRFYGFSGGKVYASTNGGASFAATAATGLPSSGRFKAVPGQEGELWVTGSGGLWRSTDGGASFTKLAAVASAGNVGFGKAAPGQTHPAVFVVGTVDGIHGVFRSDNAGGSWVRINDDQHQYGNAGDALTGDPRVYGRVYLGTNGRGILVADRLGGTPTPTPTSASPSPTSPRPTPTSPSPTPTAPSPTPTSPSPTPPPSSGCAATYAVTNSWAGGFQAEVTVRNTGTAPIAGWTLGWTFPNGQKITQLWNGAYTQSGATVSVKDLGWNGNLGVGGTTGVGFLGSWSGANTAPATISCTSR
- a CDS encoding GlsB/YeaQ/YmgE family stress response membrane protein, whose protein sequence is MEVTGILTAIVIGLIIGALGRLVVPGKQNIPIWLTLVIGVVAAILGTLVASALGVAETPGIDWIELILQVVFAAIGVAIAAGAYGRRRVH
- a CDS encoding cation:proton antiporter gives rise to the protein MLLLSFALVLLAAVLVSALANRTILSTAALFLVAGFLLGEGTTGVLHLSADSPIVAQLAELALFAVLFTDGMRVGWADLRSAWRLPGRALGWGLPLTLLATALLAHYVAGMDWPESLLIGAILAPTDPVFAAALVGNDKVPARLRHLLNVESGVNDGLALPFVVVLLAVAAGSDDLHLGELATELAVGLLIGVLVPLAAIALARSRWFAASAAYAPLNGVAIGLLVLALGKVTHGNLFLAAFTAGITVATFGPRTRAAFEHLGENVAELLKLAALLVFGALISPAFLGEISWTGWVFAVLAIVVARPVALWISFLRSGLGMREQAAAMWFGPKGFASVVYGLLVLEAGIAAADDVFHLVALTIVISILAHSSTDVLVARAFDEARETPAWHGALHRIRRAARPAAVPRQRADRPAEDGRPADGTATPGGDRTDDQASAK
- a CDS encoding ArsB/NhaD family transporter translates to MTPVAWAAVAVFTVAYVLIASEKVHRVAAALGGAAVMFLIGATDTAHAFFSEAAGIDWNVIFLLVGMMLIVAVLKRTGAFEYVAVWASKRARGRPFRVMVILVVITAVASAALDNVTTVLLVAPVTFLVCERLGVPAVPFLIAEAMASNIGGTATLVGDPPNIIIGSRGGLSYNDFLVHLAPFIALLLIVFLGLCRVLFRTAFRYDPERAAQIAALHEGDAIRDRRLLVLGLAVLGAVTAAFVLHTTLHLEPAVVALLGGLLLLALSRLDAGEISRDVEWPTLVFFAGLFVMVGALVNTGVVEELSRAAIDATAGRLLPATMVLLWGSAALSAVVDNIPYVASMSPVVADLVHAQGDTGQSRVLWWALALGADLGGNATAVGASANVVVLGLAERAGQRITFWQFTRYGLVVTLVTVGLAVPYLWLRYFALA